A portion of the Eubacterium maltosivorans genome contains these proteins:
- a CDS encoding ABC-F family ATP-binding cassette domain-containing protein codes for MNLLSVINLKKTYGVKTLFEKISFNIEDSDKIGVIGVNGTGKSSLLRIVAGQDTPDAGEIRIYGSKRIEYLAQTPELDPNVTVLAQVFRADTPEMNTLRDYESTLDLLARYPEDEKLQKHLLALTDTIDAGGLWNLKSQVETILTQLGIKDFDKTIGTLSGGQRKRVAMASVLLTPCDLLILDEPTNHLDNETIAWLEKYLENRKGALLMVTHDRYFLDRVVNKTVELDGGALYEYTGNYSEFVEKKAARKEFENIMEQKRQNLYRRELAWIRRGARARTTKQKARIQRFEDIKNSAADLSEDILEINVGFTRLGKQVIDMDHVSKSFKNQCVVKDFSYIFGPDERIGIIGKNGRGKSTLLNLIAGKIRPDSGTIIIGDTVKIGYFSQESEDMDLNLRAIEYIREGAETVENARGEVITAAQMMELFLFDRYAQWVRISELSGGERRRLYLLRILMSAPNVLLLDEPTNDLDIDTLKILENYLDDFQGSVLTVSHDRYFLDRVCDTIFSFTGRGNILVQTGNFTDYMQKHANRDQDDKISKPSEQKTEKPRQKAVKLSYREQQEYNCIDADMKQMEDRLEAIDQEIAVITTDYTRLQVLTEEKELLENTLLEKMERKEYLEDIIRQSKKNRG; via the coding sequence ATGAACCTATTATCCGTCATCAACCTTAAAAAAACCTACGGTGTCAAAACCCTTTTTGAAAAAATCAGTTTCAACATCGAGGACAGCGATAAAATCGGCGTCATCGGCGTTAACGGCACTGGGAAATCCTCCCTGCTTCGCATTGTCGCCGGGCAGGATACCCCGGATGCTGGCGAAATCCGCATCTACGGCAGCAAACGCATTGAGTATCTGGCCCAGACACCCGAGCTCGACCCAAATGTCACCGTCCTGGCCCAGGTCTTCCGGGCCGACACGCCGGAGATGAACACTCTGCGGGACTATGAGAGCACTCTGGATCTCCTGGCGCGTTACCCAGAGGATGAAAAACTCCAGAAGCACCTTCTGGCTCTGACCGATACCATTGACGCAGGCGGCCTGTGGAACCTGAAATCCCAGGTCGAAACCATCCTGACCCAGCTGGGTATCAAGGACTTCGACAAAACCATCGGCACCCTGTCCGGCGGGCAGCGCAAGCGCGTGGCAATGGCCTCCGTACTCCTGACCCCCTGCGACCTCCTGATCCTTGACGAGCCCACCAATCACCTGGATAATGAGACCATTGCCTGGCTCGAAAAGTATCTGGAAAACCGCAAGGGCGCCCTCTTAATGGTCACACATGACCGCTATTTTCTGGACCGTGTCGTGAACAAAACCGTCGAGCTGGACGGCGGCGCCCTGTACGAATACACCGGCAATTATTCCGAGTTCGTCGAAAAAAAGGCCGCCCGCAAAGAGTTCGAAAACATTATGGAACAGAAACGACAGAACCTGTACCGGCGTGAGCTGGCATGGATCAGGCGCGGTGCACGTGCCCGGACCACCAAACAGAAAGCCCGGATTCAACGCTTCGAGGATATTAAAAACAGCGCCGCCGACCTGAGCGAGGATATCCTCGAAATCAACGTAGGCTTCACCCGACTTGGTAAACAGGTGATAGACATGGACCATGTGTCCAAGTCCTTTAAAAACCAGTGCGTGGTGAAGGACTTCAGCTACATTTTCGGGCCCGATGAACGCATTGGCATCATCGGAAAAAACGGCAGGGGGAAATCCACTCTGCTGAATCTGATTGCTGGAAAAATCCGGCCAGACAGTGGAACCATCATTATCGGCGACACGGTCAAAATCGGCTATTTCTCCCAGGAATCCGAAGACATGGATCTGAATCTGCGCGCCATTGAATACATTCGCGAGGGCGCTGAAACCGTGGAAAACGCCCGGGGTGAGGTCATCACTGCGGCCCAGATGATGGAGCTGTTTCTTTTTGACCGCTACGCCCAGTGGGTGCGGATCTCCGAACTGTCCGGCGGTGAACGCAGACGCCTGTATCTGCTCCGTATTCTTATGTCCGCACCGAATGTTCTGCTCTTAGACGAGCCCACAAACGATTTGGATATCGATACTCTCAAAATTCTGGAAAATTACCTGGATGATTTCCAGGGCAGCGTGCTCACCGTCTCCCATGACCGCTACTTCCTGGACCGGGTGTGTGATACTATCTTCTCCTTTACAGGCCGCGGTAATATCCTGGTGCAGACCGGTAATTTCACCGATTACATGCAAAAGCACGCAAACCGGGATCAGGACGACAAGATTAGTAAACCCAGTGAACAAAAAACCGAGAAGCCCCGGCAAAAGGCTGTGAAGCTGAGTTACCGGGAACAGCAGGAATATAACTGCATCGATGCTGATATGAAGCAAATGGAGGACCGCTTGGAGGCCATCGACCAGGAGATAGCCGTAATCACTACCGACTACACCCGTCTCCAGGTTCTAACCGAGGAAAAAGAGTTGCTGGAGAACACACTCCTTGAAAAAATGGAGCGTAAGGAGTACCTGGAAGACATTATTCGTCAGTCAAAGAAAAACAGGGGATGA
- a CDS encoding ECF transporter S component produces MNITTKKVCYTALLMAVTFIMISVVKIPIPNGYIHLGDAAVFLCGFILGPVYGTIAAAIGAGAADYFAGFGAYIIPTMLAKGVMAYLTGYFLRGNPGRKKEIAVMVIAGVIMTLIYYVSEIILYGSFVSPLVNIPFNALQAIVGIVISMLLFRPLAQFRIES; encoded by the coding sequence GTGAACATCACAACCAAAAAAGTATGCTATACGGCGCTGCTAATGGCCGTTACCTTTATCATGATCTCAGTCGTGAAGATCCCGATTCCCAACGGCTACATCCATTTGGGCGACGCGGCGGTTTTTCTGTGTGGCTTTATTCTGGGGCCGGTCTACGGCACCATTGCGGCGGCCATCGGCGCAGGGGCGGCGGATTACTTCGCCGGCTTTGGGGCCTATATCATCCCTACCATGCTGGCCAAAGGCGTGATGGCTTACCTGACTGGATATTTTCTGCGCGGTAACCCGGGACGGAAAAAAGAAATCGCTGTGATGGTAATTGCCGGAGTGATCATGACTCTGATCTACTATGTATCAGAAATTATCTTGTACGGCAGTTTTGTCTCTCCGCTGGTTAATATTCCTTTTAACGCTTTGCAGGCCATTGTGGGCATTGTCATCTCCATGCTGCTGTTCCGGCCGCTGGCTCAGTTCCGCATCGAATCTTAA
- a CDS encoding gamma carbonic anhydrase family protein has protein sequence MSGKNIFIAKSADVLGKVRIGDYSSIWYQAVLRGDMDSITIGERSNVQDGSVVHVAPGGYSVKIGDGVTIGHNCTIHGCTIEDNVLVGMGSTILNGAVIGENTIIGAGSLVTQNKVIPPGSLVMGSPAKVIRPLTDAEIESIRANAREYMECMRLEPGKSYYENSEGIIVVRQL, from the coding sequence ATGTCAGGAAAAAATATTTTTATCGCGAAGAGTGCCGATGTACTGGGCAAGGTCCGGATCGGCGATTACAGCAGCATTTGGTACCAGGCGGTACTGAGAGGGGATATGGACAGCATTACCATTGGCGAACGCAGCAACGTACAGGACGGCTCCGTGGTGCATGTGGCACCGGGAGGATATTCTGTGAAGATTGGTGACGGCGTGACTATTGGGCATAACTGTACCATTCACGGTTGCACCATTGAAGACAATGTGCTGGTCGGCATGGGCTCCACCATCTTAAACGGAGCGGTGATCGGTGAAAACACCATCATCGGCGCAGGCTCCCTGGTCACCCAGAACAAAGTCATTCCGCCGGGGTCCCTGGTCATGGGCAGTCCGGCAAAGGTGATCCGTCCCCTTACCGATGCCGAGATCGAAAGCATCCGCGCCAACGCGCGGGAATACATGGAATGTATGCGTCTGGAACCTGGCAAGAGCTATTATGAAAACAGCGAGGGTATTATTGTCGTCAGACAGCTCTAA
- a CDS encoding electron transfer flavoprotein subunit beta/FixA family protein, producing the protein MNIVVCVKQVPDTNEVKLDPVTGTLIRDGVPSIMNPDDKAGLEAALELKDATGAHITVVSMGPPQADDVLREALAMGADEAILVTDRAFGGADTWATSTTIAAAVKMLDYDLIITGRQAIDGDTAQVGPQIAEHLNIPNVSYAEDIKVEGDSVIVKRQYEDRYHTIKVQMPCLVTALGEMNTPRYMTPGGIFDAYRTDEVKVWTLENIDVDTSNIGLKGSPTRVFKSFPKALKPAGTVVQLDPQESADFLLEKLKEKFII; encoded by the coding sequence GTGAATATTGTAGTTTGTGTAAAACAAGTTCCTGATACAAATGAAGTTAAACTTGATCCAGTAACAGGTACATTAATTAGAGATGGCGTTCCAAGTATTATGAACCCAGATGATAAAGCTGGTCTGGAAGCTGCATTAGAGCTGAAAGATGCTACCGGTGCGCACATTACCGTTGTTTCCATGGGACCACCTCAGGCAGATGACGTTCTTCGTGAAGCACTCGCTATGGGCGCTGATGAAGCGATTTTAGTAACCGACAGAGCTTTCGGCGGCGCCGATACCTGGGCTACTTCTACAACCATCGCAGCTGCGGTTAAAATGTTAGACTATGACCTGATCATTACAGGCCGTCAGGCAATTGATGGCGATACCGCTCAGGTTGGTCCTCAGATCGCTGAACATCTGAACATTCCAAATGTCAGCTACGCAGAAGATATTAAGGTAGAAGGCGATTCTGTTATCGTAAAACGTCAGTATGAAGACAGATACCATACCATTAAAGTACAGATGCCTTGCTTAGTTACCGCTTTAGGCGAAATGAATACACCGCGTTATATGACTCCAGGTGGAATCTTTGACGCTTACAGAACAGACGAAGTTAAAGTCTGGACACTGGAAAACATCGACGTTGATACAAGCAACATCGGTTTAAAGGGTTCTCCGACACGCGTATTCAAATCCTTCCCAAAAGCTTTAAAACCGGCCGGAACTGTTGTTCAATTAGATCCACAGGAATCTGCTGATTTCTTACTGGAAAAATTGAAAGAAAAATTCATTATTTAA
- a CDS encoding 3-hydroxyacyl-CoA dehydrogenase family protein, whose translation MKVGVIGAGTMGSGIAQVFASTDGYEVVLCDIKQEFADGGKAKIEKALAKQVAKGRIDQAKMDATLAKITTGLRDAVADCDLVVEAVLEQMEMKHELFQALQEICKPECIFASNTSSLSLTEMSQGVDRPVIGMHFFNPVPAMKLVEVIAGYHTSQETVDTIKKIATDIGKTPVQVNEAAGFVVNRILVPMINEGIEVYAAGTASAADIDTAMKLGANHPMGPLALGDLIGLDVVLAIMEVLQAETGSDKYAPAPLLRKMVRAGVLGMKTGKGFFDYTK comes from the coding sequence ATGAAAGTTGGCGTTATTGGTGCCGGTACAATGGGATCTGGTATTGCTCAGGTTTTCGCTTCTACCGATGGTTATGAAGTTGTACTTTGTGATATCAAACAGGAATTTGCCGATGGTGGTAAAGCTAAAATCGAAAAAGCATTAGCAAAACAGGTTGCTAAGGGCCGTATCGATCAGGCTAAAATGGACGCAACCTTAGCAAAAATCACAACAGGTTTAAGAGATGCTGTTGCGGATTGTGATCTGGTTGTTGAAGCTGTCTTAGAACAGATGGAAATGAAACATGAATTATTCCAGGCATTACAGGAAATCTGTAAACCAGAATGTATTTTTGCTTCCAACACTTCTTCTTTATCTTTAACAGAAATGTCTCAGGGCGTTGATCGTCCAGTTATTGGTATGCACTTCTTTAATCCGGTTCCGGCTATGAAACTGGTTGAAGTTATCGCTGGTTACCATACTTCTCAGGAAACAGTTGATACTATTAAGAAGATTGCAACAGATATCGGCAAAACACCGGTACAGGTTAACGAAGCTGCAGGTTTCGTTGTAAACAGAATCTTAGTTCCAATGATCAACGAAGGTATCGAAGTTTATGCTGCTGGTACTGCTTCCGCTGCTGATATCGACACCGCTATGAAATTAGGCGCAAACCACCCAATGGGACCACTGGCTTTAGGCGACTTAATTGGTCTGGACGTTGTCCTGGCAATTATGGAAGTATTACAGGCTGAAACAGGCTCTGACAAGTACGCTCCGGCTCCACTTCTGCGGAAAATGGTACGCGCAGGCGTTTTAGGTATGAAAACAGGAAAAGGATTCTTTGATTACACAAAATAA
- a CDS encoding acyl-CoA dehydrogenase: MDFNLSKEHQMLRTLYREFAENEAKPIAQEIDEEERFPQETVDKMVKNGFMGIPIAKEDGGQGCDTLAYILAVEELSRVCGTTGVILSAHTSLGMDPIRKFGTPDQKAKYLPRLAKGELLGAFGLTEPGAGTDASGQQTKAVLEGDHYVLNGTKIFITNGGKADVYIIFAMTDKSKGTKGISAFIVEKDFPGFSIGTKEKKMGIRGSSTTELIFEDCIVPKENLLGKEGKGFGIAMQTLDGGRIGIAAQALGLAQGAFDETVAYVKERKQFGRSIAKFQNTQFKLADMYARIEAARNLVYKAAIAKDTQKVFSVEAATAKLFAAETAMAVTTECVQLLGGYGYTRDYPVERMMRDAKITEIYEGTSEVQRMVISGNVLK; the protein is encoded by the coding sequence ATGGACTTCAATCTGAGTAAGGAACATCAAATGTTGCGCACACTCTACAGAGAGTTTGCAGAAAATGAAGCAAAACCAATCGCCCAGGAAATTGACGAAGAAGAACGCTTCCCACAGGAAACCGTTGATAAAATGGTTAAAAATGGCTTTATGGGTATTCCAATTGCCAAAGAAGACGGTGGACAGGGCTGTGACACTTTAGCTTACATCCTGGCTGTTGAAGAATTATCCCGCGTTTGTGGTACTACAGGCGTTATCCTTTCAGCACACACTTCTTTAGGTATGGACCCAATCCGTAAATTCGGTACTCCAGACCAGAAAGCAAAATATTTACCACGTTTAGCTAAGGGTGAATTATTAGGCGCTTTCGGCTTAACTGAACCAGGCGCTGGTACCGATGCTTCCGGACAGCAGACAAAGGCTGTTTTAGAAGGCGACCATTATGTATTAAACGGTACTAAAATCTTCATCACCAATGGCGGCAAAGCAGATGTTTATATCATCTTCGCCATGACCGACAAGAGCAAAGGCACCAAGGGTATCTCTGCATTCATCGTAGAAAAAGACTTCCCAGGCTTCTCAATCGGTACTAAAGAAAAGAAAATGGGTATCCGTGGTTCTTCCACAACCGAATTAATTTTCGAAGACTGCATCGTTCCAAAAGAAAATCTTCTTGGTAAAGAAGGTAAAGGCTTTGGTATCGCAATGCAGACTCTGGACGGCGGCCGTATCGGTATCGCTGCTCAGGCTTTAGGTCTGGCTCAGGGCGCTTTCGACGAAACCGTTGCTTACGTTAAAGAAAGAAAACAGTTTGGCCGTTCTATCGCCAAATTCCAGAATACACAGTTCAAATTAGCCGATATGTACGCACGTATCGAAGCTGCCCGTAACCTGGTTTACAAAGCAGCCATCGCTAAAGATACACAGAAAGTATTCTCTGTAGAAGCAGCAACTGCTAAACTTTTCGCAGCTGAAACCGCTATGGCTGTCACCACAGAATGTGTACAGTTACTTGGTGGTTATGGTTACACCAGAGACTATCCAGTTGAACGTATGATGCGTGATGCTAAGATTACCGAAATTTATGAAGGAACAAGCGAGGTACAACGTATGGTTATATCTGGCAACGTTCTGAAATAG
- a CDS encoding electron transfer flavoprotein subunit alpha/FixB family protein → MSLQDYKGVFVFVQQVDNVITPVSFELIGKGKELANDLDTEVTAVVLGSKIDAMGKELARHGADRVIMVDDPALEVYTTEPYVHAFTEIINKYKPEVVLFGATAIGRDMAPRVSARVHTGLTADCTKLEINPEDKGLMMTRPAFGGNIMATILCPDHRPQMSTVRPGVMQKLPTNDAAECEVIKEEVAGLSDHMNVEVMEIVKTVAEKMDIQDAKILVSGGRGMASPENFKLLEDLADALGGTISSSRACVDAGWVEKDRQVGQTGKTVRPNLYIACGISGAIQHLAGMEESDVIIAINKDETAPIFNVADFGVVGDVFKILPLFTEAVKKEMATR, encoded by the coding sequence ATGAGTTTACAAGATTATAAAGGTGTTTTCGTCTTTGTACAGCAGGTAGATAATGTTATTACTCCTGTTTCTTTCGAACTGATTGGTAAAGGTAAAGAATTAGCCAATGATTTAGATACAGAAGTAACTGCTGTTGTTTTAGGTTCTAAAATCGACGCTATGGGTAAAGAATTAGCCCGTCATGGTGCAGACAGAGTCATCATGGTCGACGATCCTGCTTTAGAAGTATATACAACCGAACCGTATGTACATGCATTTACTGAAATTATTAACAAATACAAACCAGAAGTTGTTCTGTTTGGCGCTACCGCCATTGGCCGTGATATGGCTCCTCGTGTATCTGCACGTGTTCATACCGGCTTAACCGCAGACTGTACAAAACTGGAAATCAACCCAGAAGATAAGGGCTTAATGATGACCCGTCCGGCTTTTGGCGGTAACATCATGGCGACTATCCTGTGTCCGGATCACCGTCCACAGATGTCAACGGTACGTCCTGGCGTTATGCAGAAACTTCCTACAAACGACGCAGCGGAATGCGAAGTAATCAAAGAAGAAGTTGCTGGCTTAAGCGATCACATGAACGTAGAAGTGATGGAAATTGTTAAAACCGTTGCCGAAAAAATGGATATTCAGGATGCTAAAATCCTTGTATCTGGCGGCCGTGGTATGGCATCTCCAGAAAACTTCAAGCTGCTTGAAGACCTGGCAGACGCTTTAGGCGGAACCATCTCTTCTTCAAGAGCCTGTGTAGATGCTGGCTGGGTTGAAAAAGACCGTCAGGTTGGTCAGACTGGTAAAACCGTTCGTCCGAATCTGTATATTGCCTGCGGTATCTCCGGCGCAATCCAGCATTTAGCTGGTATGGAAGAATCTGATGTCATCATCGCGATCAACAAAGACGAAACTGCTCCGATCTTCAACGTAGCAGACTTTGGTGTCGTTGGCGATGTATTCAAAATCTTACCACTGTTCACAGAAGCAGTTAAGAAAGAAATGGCAACCAGATAG
- a CDS encoding enoyl-CoA hydratase-related protein: MGFVKYEPQGAVAVITIDREKALNALNSEVLEDLDKVIDGVDLDTIRCLIITGAGQKSFVAGADIGEMSSLTQAEGEAFGKKGNDIFRKIETLPIPVIAAVNGFALGGGCELSMSCDIRLASENATFGQPEVGLGITAGFGGTQRLARLIPTGKAKEMLYACTNIKAADALSWGLVNAVYPADELMPAALKLAGKIANNAPIAVRNTKKAINDGLEMGMDDAIAFEAKQFGGCFESADQKEGMAAFLEKRKHEPFQNR; the protein is encoded by the coding sequence ATGGGTTTTGTTAAATATGAACCACAGGGTGCAGTTGCTGTTATCACCATCGACCGTGAAAAGGCTTTAAACGCTTTAAACAGTGAAGTACTTGAAGATCTGGACAAGGTCATCGACGGTGTTGATTTAGATACGATCCGTTGCCTGATTATTACAGGCGCCGGTCAGAAATCTTTTGTTGCCGGTGCGGACATCGGTGAAATGAGCAGCCTGACTCAGGCTGAAGGCGAAGCTTTTGGTAAAAAAGGAAACGATATTTTCAGAAAGATCGAAACTTTACCAATCCCGGTTATCGCTGCGGTTAACGGTTTTGCACTGGGCGGCGGCTGTGAATTATCCATGTCCTGCGATATTCGTCTGGCTTCTGAAAATGCAACCTTTGGCCAGCCTGAAGTTGGCCTTGGTATCACTGCTGGTTTCGGTGGTACTCAGCGTCTTGCACGTCTGATCCCGACTGGTAAAGCAAAAGAAATGCTGTATGCCTGCACCAATATCAAAGCGGCTGACGCTTTGAGCTGGGGCCTGGTTAATGCTGTTTATCCGGCAGACGAATTAATGCCTGCTGCATTGAAATTAGCTGGTAAAATTGCTAACAATGCTCCAATTGCTGTTCGCAATACTAAAAAAGCTATCAATGATGGTCTTGAAATGGGTATGGACGACGCAATTGCCTTTGAAGCAAAACAGTTTGGCGGATGCTTTGAATCTGCTGATCAAAAAGAAGGTATGGCTGCTTTCCTGGAAAAACGTAAACACGAACCTTTCCAGAATCGTTAA
- a CDS encoding YbjQ family protein, whose translation MILVNTDYISGKEFEMLGLVKGSTIQSKNIGRDISQGFKTIVGGELKAYNEMMNDARALATKRMVQEAEGLGADAVVNIRYASSAIMQGAAEVIAYGTAVKFV comes from the coding sequence ATGATCTTAGTAAATACTGATTATATCAGTGGTAAGGAATTTGAAATGCTGGGCCTGGTCAAGGGCTCGACCATTCAGTCCAAAAACATTGGGCGCGACATCAGCCAAGGGTTTAAAACCATTGTGGGTGGTGAACTCAAGGCTTATAATGAAATGATGAACGACGCGCGCGCACTGGCTACCAAACGGATGGTACAGGAGGCCGAGGGCCTGGGTGCCGACGCGGTAGTCAATATCCGTTACGCCTCATCGGCCATCATGCAGGGGGCTGCCGAGGTTATCGCCTACGGGACAGCGGTTAAATTTGTATAA
- a CDS encoding acetyl-CoA C-acetyltransferase: MAKEVVLAGAVRTAIGSFGGSLANVPVVDLGTIVIKEALNRAGVKPEDVDEVLMGCVLQAAQGQSVARQSAVNAGIPVEVPALTLNNLCGSGLKCINLAAAMIQAGEADIIVAGGMESMSGAAYAVPKGRYGYRMGDGQFIDTMIKDGLTDAFNHYHMGITAENVAEQYDVTREDQDDFAAKSQQKCEAAQAAGRFDDEIVPVPVKVKKEIVEFKVDEFPRKGVTAEGISKMRPAFKKDGTVTAANASGINDGAAAIVVMSAEKAKELGVKPMAKFVVGASAGVDPSIMGVGPIFSSRKALEKAGLTIDDMDLVEANEAFAAQSCAVGKTLNIPEDKLNVNGGAIALGHPVGASGCRIMVTLLHEMQKRGAKKGLATLCVGGGMGVSTIVEMD, translated from the coding sequence GTGGCAAAAGAAGTAGTATTAGCTGGTGCTGTACGTACAGCAATTGGTAGTTTTGGTGGTTCTTTAGCAAACGTTCCAGTGGTAGACTTGGGAACCATCGTTATTAAAGAAGCATTAAACCGCGCAGGTGTTAAACCGGAAGACGTTGACGAAGTATTAATGGGTTGTGTATTACAGGCAGCTCAGGGACAGAGTGTCGCTCGTCAGTCCGCTGTAAACGCTGGTATTCCTGTTGAAGTTCCAGCTTTAACACTTAACAATTTATGTGGTTCTGGCCTTAAATGCATCAACCTTGCAGCTGCTATGATCCAGGCTGGAGAAGCGGATATTATTGTTGCTGGTGGTATGGAAAGCATGTCTGGCGCTGCTTATGCTGTTCCTAAAGGACGCTATGGCTACAGAATGGGCGACGGCCAGTTCATCGACACCATGATCAAAGACGGTTTAACCGATGCCTTCAATCACTATCACATGGGTATCACTGCTGAAAATGTAGCAGAACAGTATGATGTAACCCGCGAAGATCAGGATGATTTCGCCGCTAAGAGCCAGCAGAAATGTGAAGCCGCTCAGGCAGCTGGTCGTTTCGACGATGAAATCGTACCAGTTCCGGTTAAAGTTAAAAAAGAAATTGTTGAATTCAAAGTTGATGAATTCCCAAGAAAAGGCGTAACTGCCGAAGGTATCAGCAAAATGCGTCCGGCTTTCAAAAAAGACGGTACCGTAACTGCTGCAAATGCTTCTGGTATCAATGACGGCGCTGCTGCCATCGTTGTTATGTCTGCTGAAAAAGCAAAAGAATTAGGCGTTAAGCCAATGGCTAAATTTGTTGTCGGTGCTTCCGCTGGTGTTGATCCATCCATCATGGGTGTTGGACCAATCTTCTCAAGCCGCAAAGCCTTAGAAAAAGCTGGTTTAACCATCGATGATATGGACTTAGTTGAAGCAAATGAAGCTTTCGCAGCTCAGTCTTGTGCTGTAGGCAAAACTTTAAATATTCCTGAAGATAAATTGAATGTAAACGGCGGTGCCATCGCTCTGGGTCACCCGGTTGGTGCTTCCGGTTGCCGTATCATGGTAACCTTACTGCACGAAATGCAGAAACGCGGCGCTAAAAAAGGTCTTGCAACCTTATGTGTAGGCGGCGGTATGGGCGTGTCCACCATCGTAGAAATGGACTAA
- a CDS encoding SpaA isopeptide-forming pilin-related protein, translated as MKKITGTLTVLLMVILFSFSPVWAAQGAETKPTPTAPAKTDTIKPADKSEPADKGSSESADKMEPDSSAAVEKAAVLKSGNYYTFKLPESVIITEELSLPLTDKNGKLYGTVYVGTDGVAVIALSEEAAGDAEVTDRLEAAGAEPAVVQTLGTQTGPRGSVVFKKQDENGNGLEGARFEVLKTDENNRTVAAVTSGADGSVRCDGLEPGTYRAVETEAPGGFLRNREVMDFTISDSAQTQPVVVDLGVHISYQGRLSILKMDEERNPLAGASFKILDANGYTLQKDMVTDSDGRIWVSNLAPGRYQVMETEAPSGYHLDATPVSFEVASEAEGEPTAMEVKAVNVRRSSKLKYSTGTASPNADTGVDSMDFLGLGFVAIAAVIAAGVMVYQKTKHK; from the coding sequence ATGAAAAAAATAACGGGCACTCTGACAGTCCTTCTCATGGTCATATTATTTTCGTTTTCACCCGTTTGGGCGGCCCAGGGGGCAGAAACAAAGCCCACGCCCACTGCGCCGGCAAAAACAGATACCATAAAGCCGGCGGACAAATCGGAGCCTGCTGATAAAGGCAGCAGCGAGTCCGCTGACAAGATGGAACCGGACAGCTCGGCGGCTGTGGAGAAGGCAGCAGTTCTGAAGTCAGGAAACTATTATACCTTTAAGCTGCCGGAAAGCGTGATCATCACCGAGGAGCTGTCATTGCCTCTGACCGATAAAAACGGTAAGCTTTACGGCACCGTTTATGTGGGCACCGATGGTGTGGCCGTCATTGCCCTGAGTGAGGAGGCTGCCGGTGATGCCGAGGTGACGGACCGGTTGGAAGCAGCTGGAGCCGAGCCGGCTGTTGTCCAGACGCTCGGAACCCAAACCGGCCCCCGGGGCAGTGTTGTTTTCAAAAAACAGGACGAAAACGGCAATGGCCTGGAGGGGGCACGGTTCGAGGTTTTAAAAACAGATGAAAACAACCGGACCGTAGCCGCTGTTACCTCAGGCGCAGACGGTAGCGTCCGCTGTGACGGCCTTGAGCCAGGAACCTATCGGGCGGTTGAAACTGAGGCACCCGGCGGCTTTCTGCGAAACCGCGAGGTCATGGATTTCACCATTTCCGATTCGGCACAGACTCAACCTGTTGTGGTGGATCTGGGGGTACATATAAGCTACCAGGGACGCCTGTCAATCTTAAAAATGGACGAAGAACGGAACCCGCTGGCAGGGGCTAGCTTTAAAATTCTGGATGCCAATGGCTATACGCTCCAGAAGGATATGGTCACCGATTCAGACGGCAGGATCTGGGTCAGCAATCTGGCGCCCGGGCGCTATCAGGTCATGGAAACCGAAGCGCCCTCAGGTTATCATCTGGACGCCACCCCGGTGAGCTTTGAGGTGGCATCAGAGGCAGAAGGCGAGCCCACAGCGATGGAGGTTAAGGCCGTCAATGTCAGACGCTCGTCCAAGCTTAAGTATTCTACGGGTACGGCGTCTCCCAATGCGGATACAGGTGTAGACAGCATGGATTTCCTTGGCCTTGGGTTTGTTGCCATTGCGGCGGTCATTGCCGCAGGGGTGATGGTTTACCAGAAAACAAAGCATAAATAA